The following proteins are co-located in the Streptomyces sp. DT2A-34 genome:
- a CDS encoding salicylate synthase, with the protein MLRYRSAETELPGDPVQLAAQLAESGLFDQYVIYEQNGDLWFAGGALGEIQVDRSEIRRRWLTEQTAAPLGPHPLRQVHEELGRMAVEGWNAYGWMAFEFSHLHAGRPDRTGEDDLLHLLVPHSEVRLGRKRALIRSADQETLDALTGLLDRADAPRTAVPRPIDVSDAEGRYPDMVAQAIEEIRTSDLQKVILSRCVDVPFPVDFVATYVHGRSHNTPARSFLLDLGGRRVTGFSPETVAEVGADGEVVTQPLAGTRAHGFGEQEDERLRAELLADPKEISEHVLSVKLAEEEMATVCRPGTVSVRDLLSVRRRGSVQHLGSSVHGLLAESATAWDALRAVFPAVTASGIPKAPAYDCIARLEKEPRGIYSGAVLRAGSDGSLDAALVLRSLFEEGGRTWLRAGAGILAGSTPARELEETCEKLRSVAPYVVPAEGQGRA; encoded by the coding sequence TTGCTGCGTTATCGGAGCGCGGAGACGGAACTGCCGGGAGACCCCGTCCAGTTGGCGGCGCAACTGGCGGAGTCGGGCTTGTTCGACCAGTACGTGATCTACGAACAGAACGGCGACCTCTGGTTCGCCGGCGGGGCGCTCGGCGAGATCCAGGTCGACCGCTCCGAGATCCGCCGCCGATGGCTCACCGAACAGACCGCAGCCCCCCTCGGGCCGCATCCACTGCGCCAGGTCCACGAAGAACTGGGCCGGATGGCCGTAGAGGGCTGGAACGCCTACGGCTGGATGGCGTTCGAGTTCTCCCATCTGCACGCCGGCCGCCCCGACCGGACGGGCGAGGACGACCTGCTCCATCTGCTCGTCCCCCACAGCGAAGTGAGGCTCGGTCGGAAACGTGCCCTGATCCGCAGCGCGGACCAGGAGACGCTGGACGCGCTCACCGGGTTGCTCGACCGCGCCGACGCGCCCCGCACCGCCGTACCCCGCCCCATCGACGTGTCGGACGCCGAGGGCCGTTACCCGGACATGGTGGCCCAGGCCATCGAGGAGATACGGACCTCCGACCTGCAGAAGGTCATCCTCTCGCGCTGCGTCGACGTGCCCTTCCCGGTCGACTTCGTCGCCACCTACGTCCACGGCCGCTCGCACAACACCCCGGCCCGCTCCTTCCTGCTGGACCTCGGCGGCCGGCGGGTCACCGGCTTCAGCCCCGAGACCGTCGCCGAGGTCGGCGCGGACGGCGAGGTCGTCACCCAGCCGCTCGCCGGTACCCGCGCCCACGGCTTCGGCGAGCAGGAGGACGAGCGCCTGCGCGCCGAACTCCTCGCCGACCCCAAGGAGATCTCCGAACACGTGCTGTCGGTCAAGCTCGCGGAGGAGGAGATGGCCACCGTCTGCCGGCCGGGCACCGTCTCGGTACGCGACCTGCTCAGCGTCCGCCGGCGCGGCAGTGTGCAGCACCTCGGCTCCAGCGTGCACGGCCTGCTGGCCGAGTCCGCCACCGCCTGGGACGCCCTGCGCGCGGTGTTCCCCGCCGTGACCGCCTCCGGCATCCCCAAGGCTCCCGCCTACGACTGCATCGCCCGGCTGGAGAAGGAGCCCCGCGGCATCTACAGCGGGGCGGTGCTCAGGGCCGGCAGCGACGGATCGCTCGACGCGGCGCTGGTGCTGCGCAGTCTCTTCGAGGAGGGCGGCCGTACCTGGTTGCGGGCCGGTGCCGGCATCCTGGCCGGCTCGACTCCGGCCCGGGAGCTGGAGGAGACCTGCGAGAAGCTCCGCAGCGTCGCCCCGTACGTCGTCCCGGCAGAGGGGCAGGGGCGCGCGTGA
- a CDS encoding MbtH family protein — protein sequence MANPFDDANGVFHVLVNDEGQYSLWPDFAPVPDGWSTVHGPDGRAACLEYIERHWTDMRPRSLAEAMRGAEG from the coding sequence ATGGCCAACCCCTTCGACGACGCCAACGGTGTCTTCCACGTTCTGGTCAACGACGAGGGCCAGTACTCCCTGTGGCCGGACTTCGCGCCCGTACCCGACGGCTGGTCCACCGTGCACGGCCCCGACGGCCGGGCCGCCTGCCTGGAGTACATCGAGCGGCACTGGACGGACATGCGCCCGCGCAGCCTGGCCGAGGCCATGCGCGGGGCCGAGGGCTGA
- a CDS encoding alpha/beta fold hydrolase, which yields MPTARINGIRLHYEDTGEGEPVVLVMGQGAGGRAWHLHQVPALVDAGYRVVTFHNRGIPPTDECPEGFTIDDLVADTAGLAEHLGLAPCRFVGVSMGAYVVQELMLARPRLVRQGVLMATRGRTDVLRAAMADAERALHDSGSELPPAYAAWIRALQNLSPATLDDERQIQDWLELFEFSPQPQGPGMRAQLDLQVPEGRLDAYRAIDVPCLVVGFADDVILPPYLGREVADAIPGAVYQEIKSCGHYGYLERPDELNRVLLEFFRDRSSVPGSSPPVSSAPGDVDLG from the coding sequence ATGCCGACCGCGCGGATCAACGGAATCCGGCTCCATTACGAGGACACCGGCGAGGGCGAGCCGGTGGTCCTGGTGATGGGCCAGGGCGCCGGAGGGCGGGCCTGGCACCTCCACCAGGTGCCGGCCCTGGTCGACGCCGGCTACCGGGTCGTCACCTTCCACAACCGGGGCATTCCACCGACGGACGAGTGCCCGGAAGGCTTCACCATCGACGACCTGGTGGCCGACACGGCGGGCCTGGCCGAACATCTCGGCCTCGCACCGTGCCGGTTCGTAGGCGTCTCCATGGGGGCGTACGTCGTCCAGGAACTGATGCTGGCCAGGCCCCGACTCGTCCGGCAGGGCGTGCTGATGGCCACCCGCGGCCGTACGGACGTCCTGCGCGCCGCGATGGCCGATGCCGAACGCGCCCTGCACGACAGCGGATCGGAGCTGCCGCCCGCCTACGCCGCCTGGATCCGGGCCCTGCAGAACCTGTCCCCGGCCACCCTGGACGACGAGCGGCAGATCCAGGACTGGCTGGAGCTCTTCGAGTTCTCGCCGCAACCCCAAGGGCCGGGCATGCGGGCCCAGTTGGACCTCCAGGTCCCGGAGGGCCGACTGGACGCCTACCGCGCCATTGACGTGCCCTGCCTGGTCGTCGGCTTCGCGGACGACGTCATCCTGCCGCCGTACCTGGGGCGCGAGGTCGCCGACGCCATCCCCGGTGCCGTGTACCAGGAGATCAAGAGCTGCGGGCACTACGGCTATCTGGAGCGGCCGGACGAACTGAACCGGGTGCTCCTGGAGTTCTTCCGCGACCGTTCCTCCGTGCCCGGTTCGTCCCCACCCGTTTCTTCCGCACCCGGCGATGTTGATTTAGGTTAG
- a CDS encoding (2,3-dihydroxybenzoyl)adenylate synthase gives MLDGWVPWPEPLAEKYRAEGYWGGRPLDRLLRESAEREPRRTALVDADGNRWTYAELDLRADRMAAGLRRLGIGDGDRVVVQLPNTDAFVVLFFALLRAGAIPVLTLPAHRESEIVHVAEVSGATAYAIPDLHDGFDHRGLARALRKAVPGIEHVLVAGDAAEFTALADIDADPVPLPEADPGDVAVLLLSGGTTGKPKLIPRTHDDYAYNVRASAEVCGFDRDTVYLVVLPTAHNFALACPGLLGTLMAGGTVVLSPTPSPEDAFALIEREKVTATAVVPPIALLWLDAVEWEEADLSSLSLLQVGGSKLGAEPAARVEPALGCTLQQVFGMAEGLLNYTRLDDPPELVIGTQGRPMSPADELRVVDEDDRDVPPGERGELLTRGPYTLRGYYRAPEHNSRAFTTDGYYRTGDLVRILPTGHLVVEGRAKDQINRGGDKISAEELENHILAHPGVHDAAVVGMPDETMGERTCAYLVPRGQAPAQRELAAFLTERGVAAYKLPDRVEVIEAFPRTSVGKIDKKALGRLIADRLRAEGMGGN, from the coding sequence ATGCTCGACGGTTGGGTGCCCTGGCCGGAACCGCTGGCCGAGAAGTACCGCGCAGAGGGTTACTGGGGAGGCCGGCCGCTGGACCGGCTACTGAGGGAGAGCGCCGAGCGCGAGCCGCGGCGGACCGCGCTCGTGGACGCCGACGGAAACAGGTGGACGTACGCCGAACTCGATCTGCGCGCCGACCGCATGGCGGCGGGACTGCGGCGGCTCGGCATCGGCGACGGCGACCGTGTGGTCGTCCAACTGCCCAACACGGACGCCTTCGTGGTGCTCTTCTTCGCGCTGCTGAGGGCGGGCGCGATACCCGTACTCACCCTGCCCGCGCATCGCGAGAGCGAGATCGTGCATGTCGCCGAGGTGTCCGGTGCCACGGCGTACGCGATCCCGGACCTGCACGACGGCTTCGACCACCGCGGGCTCGCCCGGGCCCTGCGCAAGGCCGTGCCCGGCATCGAGCACGTCCTGGTGGCGGGCGACGCAGCGGAGTTCACCGCGCTCGCCGACATCGACGCCGACCCGGTCCCGCTACCCGAAGCCGACCCCGGCGACGTGGCCGTACTGCTGCTGTCCGGCGGCACGACCGGCAAGCCGAAGCTCATCCCGCGCACCCACGACGACTACGCGTACAACGTCCGCGCGAGCGCCGAGGTCTGCGGCTTCGACCGTGACACCGTCTATCTGGTGGTGTTGCCGACCGCGCACAACTTCGCGCTGGCCTGCCCCGGTCTGCTGGGCACGCTGATGGCGGGCGGCACCGTCGTGCTCTCCCCCACGCCGAGCCCCGAGGACGCCTTCGCGCTGATCGAGCGGGAGAAGGTCACCGCCACCGCCGTGGTCCCGCCGATCGCGTTGCTGTGGCTGGACGCGGTGGAGTGGGAGGAGGCCGACCTCTCCTCGCTGAGCCTGCTCCAGGTCGGCGGCTCCAAGCTGGGCGCCGAGCCCGCCGCCCGGGTCGAACCGGCCCTCGGCTGCACGCTCCAGCAGGTGTTCGGCATGGCCGAGGGCCTGCTCAACTACACCCGGCTCGACGATCCGCCCGAGCTGGTCATCGGCACCCAGGGCCGCCCGATGTCCCCGGCCGACGAACTCCGCGTGGTCGACGAGGACGATCGCGACGTACCGCCGGGCGAGCGCGGCGAGTTGCTCACCCGCGGCCCCTACACCCTGCGCGGCTACTACCGCGCCCCCGAGCACAACTCCCGCGCCTTCACGACCGACGGCTACTACCGCACCGGCGACCTCGTCCGGATCCTGCCCACCGGCCATCTCGTGGTCGAGGGCCGGGCCAAGGACCAGATCAACCGGGGCGGCGACAAGATCTCCGCCGAGGAACTGGAGAACCACATCCTCGCCCACCCGGGCGTGCACGACGCGGCCGTGGTCGGCATGCCCGACGAGACGATGGGCGAGCGCACCTGCGCCTACCTCGTCCCGCGCGGACAGGCCCCGGCCCAGCGGGAGTTGGCCGCTTTCCTCACCGAGCGAGGGGTCGCCGCGTATAAGCTCCCCGACCGGGTGGAGGTCATCGAGGCTTTTCCCCGGACCTCGGTAGGCAAGATCGACAAGAAGGCGCTCGGCCGACTGATCGCCGATCGCCTCCGCGCGGAGGGCATGGGTGGCAACTGA
- a CDS encoding amino acid adenylation domain-containing protein: MAGRPAVEDVLPLSPMQEGMVFHALYDEGTRDLYTGQLVIRLEGPVDGARMSLAVTALLARHANLRAAFRTSRSGRPVQVVRSAVAVPWQVTDLSALPPEEREQAFDRMLEEDRDERFDLSRPPLLRFRLVTFGEGHHRLLISSHHLLWDGWSAPVLVRELFQLYTSGGDAAALPRVRPYRDYLAWLSRQDREAAREAWRAALHGLDEPSLIAPEARDRPVEQPERLVLELSAEETSALADAARAHGVTVSTVLQGLWAVLLGRLTGRTDVVLGATVSGRDADVPGVETMVGLFINTLPVRVRLRPEEPLAGLLTRMQTEQAALLDHRHLGLAEIQRAAGHTALFDTLLVFESYPIDDDGIARAFGPDGPRMTGVSVRDATHYPLAVTALPGDRMTLTFSHQPTAPSRGTVGRVATRLRSLLKEFTQDPTRPVARLSTDEPPAQHSTARPLPHPTVRALYEDQAARTPDAPAVLHGDTTLTFAELGARADRLAAALTARGAGPESVVAVALPRRPDLVTALLAALKAGAAVMPVDPGYPPDRIALMLDDAEPRLVICDPRTAQLLGIKEELVCSPDAETASAVQQRPPLSPEHPAYVIFTSGSTGRPKGVIGTQRALANRLHWGREPGGRRAGDGSPGVRVSKSPLSFIDGLTELLGALTAGEAVALADDEAAGDPTALAALADRHRATVLTAVPSLYTTLVESSPPDAFSSVRTWISSGETLPGELAEAVTRRWPQARLVNLYGCSEAAGDSLVHVHDGGEGPVPLGRPIAGTRVHVLDPFLRPSPIGAVGELYLAGDGLARGYLNQPGRTAERFVADPFGPPGSRLYRTGDLARLRPDGTVEFLGRADDQVKIRGYRVEPGEIEAVIRTLPGVARAAVVAREDGSAPRRLVAYVVADPGAALDPPALRRTLAERLPGHLVPSAVVVLEQLPRTPSGKLDRRALPAPDFTETSTYEPPRTEPEKVLCGLFAEVLDLERVGAHDDFFERGGDSIVSVRLADRARRAGLALSPRDVFAHRTPAALAGALPAETGPAPEEFTPTGAPLVSLSPSQLDNVKARWRTR, encoded by the coding sequence ATGGCCGGCCGCCCGGCCGTGGAGGACGTCCTCCCCCTGTCACCCATGCAGGAGGGGATGGTCTTCCACGCGCTGTACGACGAGGGCACACGGGACCTCTACACCGGCCAGTTGGTCATCCGGCTCGAAGGGCCGGTGGACGGAGCGCGGATGAGCCTGGCCGTCACGGCGCTGCTCGCCCGGCACGCCAATCTGCGGGCCGCCTTCCGCACCTCGCGGTCGGGGCGCCCGGTCCAGGTGGTGCGCAGCGCGGTCGCCGTCCCCTGGCAGGTCACCGACCTGAGCGCGCTGCCGCCCGAGGAGCGTGAGCAGGCCTTCGACCGAATGCTGGAGGAGGACCGCGACGAGCGGTTCGACCTGTCCCGTCCGCCGCTGCTGAGGTTCCGGCTCGTGACGTTCGGGGAGGGGCACCACCGGCTGCTGATCTCCTCGCACCACCTGCTCTGGGACGGCTGGTCCGCCCCCGTGCTGGTGCGTGAGCTCTTCCAGCTGTACACATCGGGCGGCGACGCCGCGGCCCTGCCCCGCGTGCGGCCCTACCGGGACTACCTGGCGTGGCTGTCCCGCCAGGACCGCGAGGCGGCGCGGGAGGCATGGAGGGCCGCCCTGCACGGACTCGACGAACCGTCACTCATCGCGCCCGAGGCCCGGGACCGCCCCGTCGAGCAGCCCGAACGGCTGGTCCTGGAGCTCTCCGCGGAGGAGACCTCGGCACTGGCAGACGCCGCCCGCGCCCACGGCGTGACCGTCAGTACGGTGCTCCAGGGCCTGTGGGCCGTCCTGCTCGGCAGGCTGACCGGCCGTACGGACGTCGTCCTGGGGGCCACGGTCTCCGGCCGCGACGCGGACGTCCCCGGCGTCGAGACAATGGTCGGCCTCTTCATCAACACCCTGCCCGTACGGGTGCGGTTGAGGCCCGAGGAGCCGCTCGCCGGCCTGCTGACCCGGATGCAGACCGAGCAGGCCGCACTCCTCGACCACCGGCACCTCGGCCTCGCGGAGATCCAGCGCGCCGCCGGGCACACCGCCCTGTTCGACACCTTGCTGGTCTTCGAGAGCTATCCCATCGACGACGACGGCATCGCTCGCGCCTTCGGCCCCGACGGTCCCCGCATGACAGGAGTCTCGGTCCGGGACGCCACGCACTACCCGTTGGCTGTGACCGCGCTGCCGGGCGACCGGATGACGCTGACGTTCAGTCATCAACCCACCGCGCCGTCTCGTGGGACGGTCGGGCGTGTCGCCACCCGACTCCGGTCCCTGCTCAAGGAGTTCACGCAGGACCCCACCCGTCCCGTGGCCCGCCTCTCCACGGACGAGCCCCCCGCACAGCACAGCACCGCCCGCCCCCTGCCGCACCCCACCGTCCGTGCCCTGTACGAGGACCAGGCGGCCCGCACCCCCGACGCCCCCGCCGTCCTGCACGGCGACACCACCCTGACCTTCGCCGAACTCGGCGCCCGCGCCGACCGATTGGCGGCCGCCCTGACCGCCCGGGGCGCGGGACCGGAGTCCGTGGTAGCCGTCGCCCTGCCCCGCCGCCCCGACCTGGTCACCGCACTCCTCGCGGCACTGAAGGCCGGAGCCGCCGTCATGCCGGTCGACCCGGGCTACCCGCCCGACCGCATCGCCCTGATGCTCGACGACGCCGAGCCCCGACTGGTGATCTGCGATCCGCGCACAGCACAACTGCTCGGTATCAAGGAGGAGTTGGTGTGTTCGCCGGACGCGGAGACGGCGTCGGCCGTACAGCAGCGACCGCCGCTGTCTCCCGAACACCCCGCGTACGTCATCTTCACCTCGGGCTCCACCGGCCGCCCCAAGGGCGTGATCGGAACCCAGCGGGCGCTGGCCAACCGGCTCCACTGGGGCCGGGAGCCGGGGGGACGCCGTGCTGGGGACGGCTCACCCGGCGTCCGCGTCTCGAAGAGCCCGCTGAGCTTCATCGACGGCCTGACCGAACTGCTCGGCGCCCTCACGGCGGGCGAGGCGGTGGCACTCGCCGACGACGAGGCGGCCGGCGACCCGACAGCCCTCGCCGCACTGGCCGACCGCCACCGGGCCACTGTGCTCACCGCGGTCCCCAGCCTCTACACCACCCTCGTCGAATCCTCCCCGCCGGACGCCTTCTCCTCCGTCCGCACCTGGATCTCCAGCGGCGAAACCCTCCCCGGCGAACTGGCCGAGGCCGTCACCCGGCGCTGGCCACAGGCACGCCTGGTCAATCTCTACGGCTGCTCCGAGGCGGCCGGCGACAGCCTGGTCCACGTCCACGACGGCGGCGAGGGCCCGGTGCCGCTCGGGCGGCCCATCGCGGGCACCCGCGTCCACGTCCTCGACCCCTTCCTGCGACCGTCCCCCATCGGCGCGGTCGGCGAGCTGTACCTGGCCGGAGACGGACTGGCCCGGGGCTACCTGAACCAACCGGGCCGCACCGCCGAACGCTTCGTCGCCGACCCCTTCGGCCCACCGGGCAGCCGCCTCTACCGCACCGGCGACCTCGCGAGACTGCGGCCCGACGGCACGGTGGAGTTCCTCGGCCGGGCCGACGACCAGGTGAAGATCCGGGGCTACAGGGTCGAGCCCGGCGAGATCGAGGCGGTGATACGGACGCTGCCGGGTGTCGCCCGGGCCGCGGTCGTGGCCAGGGAGGACGGCTCGGCACCGCGACGCCTGGTCGCCTACGTCGTCGCAGACCCCGGGGCCGCCCTCGACCCGCCCGCCCTGCGCCGCACCCTCGCCGAGCGGCTCCCCGGCCACCTCGTCCCGTCGGCGGTGGTGGTCCTGGAGCAGCTGCCGCGCACCCCCAGCGGCAAACTCGACCGACGCGCCCTGCCCGCCCCCGACTTCACGGAGACATCCACCTACGAACCACCCCGCACCGAACCGGAGAAGGTGCTGTGCGGGCTCTTCGCCGAAGTGCTCGACCTGGAACGGGTCGGCGCCCACGACGACTTCTTCGAACGCGGCGGCGACAGCATCGTCTCGGTCCGGCTGGCCGACCGGGCCCGCAGAGCCGGGCTCGCCCTGTCCCCTCGGGACGTGTTCGCCCACCGCACCCCGGCCGCTCTCGCCGGGGCCCTGCCCGCCGAAACCGGCCCCGCGCCCGAGGAGTTCACCCCGACCGGCGCCCCGCTGGTCTCACTCAGCCCGTCGCAGCTCGACAACGTCAAGGCGAGGTGGAGGACTCGATGA
- the entS gene encoding enterobactin transporter EntS, producing MRLGEVVVDVAPLRSSRDFRLVFATQAISMVGTHLTSVAASLQIYTLTGSSVQVGLMSLVLGLSLLVGLVTGGLLADRAGRRKVMLVTRAVTAVVIAGLAVNAALPDPQVWFVFVAAVLAGFTAGLGGPALMAATPALVTPGQLAAAGALTTLTAQLGGMVGPSLAGVIAAGPGIAWCFAIDAAIYVVGLVLLAPLPKLAPEGPAEAQHPLKAMGEGLRFLRGNQVVAGLLLIDVCAVVFAMPYALFPELGTEHFGGGPSTVGLLYTAPAVGSFFGALTSGWTGRVHHTGRALIGAVAVWGVAITCFGLSPDLWLALLFLALAGLGDTASEILRRALLQHYTPDRLQGRVGSLWLAQATAGPSVGNVEAGLVSRALGSSSGAVVVGGLVCLAGVGVLALAMPGLRKATLSRPPDADGGDRAATAEASPAAD from the coding sequence GTGAGACTGGGAGAAGTGGTCGTCGACGTAGCGCCGTTGCGCTCCAGCAGGGACTTCCGGCTGGTGTTCGCCACCCAGGCGATCTCCATGGTCGGCACGCATCTCACCTCGGTGGCGGCCAGCCTGCAGATCTACACACTGACCGGCTCGTCGGTCCAAGTGGGCCTGATGAGCCTGGTGTTGGGCCTGTCGCTGCTGGTCGGTCTGGTCACGGGCGGTCTGCTCGCCGACCGGGCCGGCCGGCGCAAGGTCATGCTCGTGACCCGGGCCGTGACCGCGGTGGTGATCGCGGGGCTCGCGGTGAACGCGGCGCTGCCCGACCCGCAGGTGTGGTTCGTGTTCGTGGCTGCCGTACTGGCGGGCTTCACCGCCGGGCTGGGCGGTCCGGCCCTCATGGCCGCCACGCCCGCCCTGGTGACACCCGGGCAGCTGGCCGCCGCCGGCGCGCTGACCACCCTCACCGCCCAACTGGGCGGCATGGTCGGGCCGTCGCTGGCGGGCGTGATCGCGGCCGGGCCCGGCATCGCCTGGTGCTTCGCGATCGACGCGGCCATATACGTCGTAGGGCTCGTGCTGCTCGCCCCGCTGCCCAAGCTCGCCCCCGAGGGGCCGGCCGAGGCCCAGCATCCGCTGAAGGCGATGGGGGAGGGGCTGCGCTTCCTGCGCGGCAACCAGGTCGTGGCCGGACTGCTGCTGATCGACGTGTGCGCGGTGGTCTTCGCGATGCCGTACGCGCTCTTCCCCGAACTCGGCACCGAGCACTTCGGCGGCGGTCCGTCCACCGTCGGACTGCTCTACACCGCCCCCGCGGTCGGTTCCTTCTTCGGGGCGCTGACCAGCGGCTGGACCGGCCGGGTGCACCACACCGGGCGGGCACTGATCGGCGCGGTCGCGGTGTGGGGCGTGGCGATCACCTGCTTCGGCCTCAGCCCCGACCTGTGGCTCGCGCTGCTCTTCCTCGCGCTGGCCGGCCTCGGCGACACCGCCTCGGAGATCCTGCGGCGGGCCCTGCTCCAGCACTACACGCCGGACCGGCTCCAGGGCCGCGTCGGCAGTCTGTGGCTCGCCCAGGCCACCGCCGGCCCCTCCGTCGGCAACGTCGAAGCGGGCCTGGTGTCCAGGGCGCTCGGCTCGTCGAGCGGGGCCGTGGTGGTCGGCGGACTGGTCTGTCTGGCGGGCGTGGGGGTCCTGGCGCTCGCGATGCCGGGACTGCGCAAGGCCACGCTCAGCCGACCGCCGGACGCCGACGGGGGCGACCGGGCGGCGACCGCCGAAGCGTCTCCGGCGGCCGACTGA
- the panD gene encoding aspartate 1-decarboxylase yields MHRTLLNGKIHRATVTQADLHYVGSLTIDQDLMEAADIVEGEAVQVVDIDNGARLTTYAITGERGSGVIGINGAAAHLVHPGHLVIIMSFAALDESERAGHRPRVVHVDKANRIVALGADPAEPVPGAADQFTGAFTHPAPHQAGEQERN; encoded by the coding sequence GTGCACCGCACCTTGCTGAACGGCAAGATCCACCGAGCCACCGTCACCCAGGCAGATCTGCACTACGTGGGATCCCTGACGATCGACCAGGACCTCATGGAGGCCGCCGACATCGTCGAGGGCGAAGCGGTCCAGGTCGTCGACATCGACAACGGCGCCCGACTCACCACCTACGCCATCACCGGCGAACGCGGCAGCGGCGTCATCGGGATCAACGGCGCCGCCGCCCATCTCGTCCACCCCGGTCACCTGGTGATCATCATGTCCTTCGCCGCGCTCGACGAGTCCGAGCGCGCCGGCCACCGGCCACGGGTCGTCCACGTCGACAAGGCCAACCGGATCGTCGCGCTCGGCGCCGACCCCGCCGAACCGGTACCGGGCGCGGCCGACCAGTTCACCGGAGCCTTCACCCACCCCGCGCCACACCAGGCCGGCGAGCAGGAGAGGAACTGA